The Gordonia mangrovi genome includes the window GTGTCGAGGCCGGCGCCCGCGTTGAGGAGCCCGTCGAGTGCGGCACCCGCGGACAGTCCGTCGAGTTCCAGGCCGCCGTCGAGTGCGATACCCAACGCCCCGCCGAGCGCGGCACCGAGGTCGGCGGCGACATCGCCGCCCGCGGCCAGCGTCGACGACAGCGCCGCGCCGATCGTCCCCTCAAGATCGCCGCCCGCGGCGATCACCGACTCCAGGCCTGCGCCGAGCGCGGCGTCGAGGGCAGCCGACAACCCGGCTTCGGCTCCGCCGCCGACACCGAGCACGGCGGCGACGGCACCACCCATCACCGCACCGAGGCCTGCGCCGCCCGTCAACGCGATCCCGCCGACGGCCGCAGCGCTCGCCGACAGCACCGCGGTGACCGCAGCACCGAGTTCGGCGGCGACCGCACCACCGGCGCCGAGTCCGGCGGCCAGACCGCCGCTCAGGGTGGCGCCGAGTTCCCCGGACAGGGCGCTGATGGCCTGGGCGTCGAGCAGTCCGCTCAGCGCGGCCTCCACCCCTCCGGCCGCGGCCAGGGTCCCGGCGAATGCGGCCGAGAGTTCGGAGGCCAGCGCAGCATCGAGGCCCAGCGCACCGGACAGCACCGCGGAGACCGCCCCGCCGGCGCCGAGTCCCGCCGACAACGCGGTCGCCAGCTCGGCACCCAGGCCGGCGCCCGCGCCGATCCCGGCGCCCACCAGGCCGCCGAGGGTCGCGCCGAATGCGCCGGCGGCCGCACCGCCGAGTTCCAGACCGGCGCTCAACGCCCCGGAGAGTCCGCCACTCACGGCACCCGCCAGACCGCCGCCCGCCTCGAGCGCGGCATCCAGTGCGGTGGCGAACTGGCCGACGAGTGCGCCCTCGGCCCCCAGCGCCGCCGACAGCGCCGCGGCAGCCTGCCCGCCGATACCCGCGGCCGCCGACATCCCGCCGGCCAGCATGGTGTCCAGCGCAGCGCCGATGGTGCCGCCGAACTGTGCGGCCACCGCACCGCCTGCGGCCAGTCCGGCCGACAGGGTGGCCCCCAGCATCACCGCGAGTTGCCCGGCCAGGTCGAGGTCACCGAAGGCCATACCACCCAGATCGAGATCGCTCACCTGGAAACCCGACAGGTCCACCGAACCCAGGCCGATGCCGCCGAGCGCCGACCCGAAATCGATGTCGCCGATCGTGAATCCCCCGAGGCCGACATCACCCAGCCCGAAGCCACCGAGATCGAACCCACCCACCGAGCCGCCGCCGACGCCCACGTCGCCGGTACCCACACCGCCCAGTCCGATCCCGCCCAGGCCCACACCGCCGACGGAGCCACCGCCGATGCCCACCCCTCCGAGGGCGCCGCCGGCAGCTCCGCCGCCACCGAGGACACCGCCGCCGATCGCCACGCCGGCGCCGGTGATCGCGCCGATCCCGGCACCCGCCGACACCAGCCCGGCGTCGGCGATGAGCGGGGTGGCGGCCGAGATGTCGGCCGGGGTCACCCCGTGCAGGCCGGCGGCGTCCAGGGAGGCCTGCGGATTGCGGCAGTACGCGGCAATCGACTCGTCGTCGCGCAGCAGGCCCAGAATGAAGTCGAGTACGGCGTTGGTGGCCATCTGGATCGTCCCCTCGTCGGACGAGACCGAGGTGGTCTCGTGTCTGAGTCGACGGTATGGACCCGCTCACCCATGCCGCATCGGGGAAAATCCCGGGTTCTGCGGGATGCCCGGGGCACCCCCGGGGTTTTGTCCCCATCTTGTGCGGAGAGCTAACGAAAGGCCTTCGGGGCACGACACACTCAGCAAGCGCACCGCGGGAGACCAGGGCCATCGCCGGCGACAGGTGATGTCGGAACTGTCGACTCCGAACCGGGTGCGAGGACAGGAGTGTGGGTGATGACCCTCGGAATCGGCGTCAAGATCGGCGCCGACACGTGCGTGGCGACGGTGGCGTCCGACGCCGCATGGGAAGCGACGATCATGCGTGACACCGCTCGACTCGTCGGACGCGATGACTTCCTCGACCGTGTCGGTGACCCGGTCGCGCTCGTCGACGCCGACGGCGCCCCGATCGCTGCCGCGGACCTCTTCGCCGACGCGGTCGAAGCCCTGGTGCAGGCGGTCGCCGACGAGATCGGCAATGTGTCGTCGGCGCGGCTGGGTATCGCCCATCCAGACGGCTGGACTGCCGAAGCCCTCGACGCGGCGCGCAGAACTGTCGCCGACCGCGCCGGACTGGCGGGACTGGATGCCGTGTGGCAGCCCACCGCCGTGGCCGCAGTCGCTGCCGCCGAGCACGCGCACGGGTCGTTCGCCGACGATTCGCTGGTCGTCTGCCACGACCTCGGCGCCTCCGCGGTGACGGTGTCGGTGGTGCGGGTTGGCGACGAACCGGAGCTGGTCGGTCGGTCGCTCACGTCGTCGGCGGTCAGTGGCCGCGAGTTCGACCGGCTGCTGCTCGCCGACGTCCTCGACGTCACCGGTGCCGGCGCCGCACTGGGTACCGCGGCCGAGTCGACACTTGCCGACCCGTCCGTCCTCGACGATCTGGACCGACTGCGCGCGGACTGTCGCGCGGCCAAGGAAGCGCTGTCGGTGGACACCGACACCGTCGTCGACGTCGCGGTCGGATCGGTCCGCACCGAGGCCCGGCTGGTGCGCGAGGACGTCGAGAACCTCCTGCGCGCCCCGATCCTGGAGTCGGCCGCACTGATCCGCGAGGCGCTCATCGCCGCCGACGTCGAGTCGACCGAGGTGACCGCGATCGTCGCCACCGGTGGCGGCGCCGCGATCCCGCTGGTGGCCGAATTGCTCTCCACCGCGGTGCGGGTCCCGGTGGTCGTCGATCCCGACCCGGTCAGCGCACCCGCGGCGGGCGCGGCCTTGCTGCTCTCGCGTGGGTCGGCCGCAGCGACCGCCGTTCTGCCCGCGGCCGCGGCCACCCCGACCGCGGTGCAGCCGGCCGAACCGCCCCTGCGCGGCATCATCCCGGCGCCGGCACTGCCGGTCGGCGAACCCGAACCGCGGCTCAGTCGTCGCCGACGCGGGACACTCGTCGCCGTCGGCACGGCGGCCCTGGCCGTGATCACCGCGACCGGGCTGTCCGTCGGCACCGGCCTCGTGGGGAATTCGGACCCCGCGACACCCGCTCCGGCCGGCGCCGCCGTCACCGAGGCCCCGGCGAGCCGCACATCATCGGGCACCGGGACGAACACCACCCCGCAACCACGGGTCGAACAACTCGAGAGTCGTAGCGGTGTGGCGGGTGCGACGACAACCGCACCCGGGACCACGGCAGCCGAACAGACCGGCACGCCGCCCGCGCCCGGAACCCAGGCGCCGGGCACCCAGGCGCCGGGCACCCAGGCGCCGGGCTCCCAAGCGCCGGGTACCCAAGCCCCCGGAACGCCGGCCCCCGGAAGCCAGAACCCCGGCACGCCGCCCCCGGGAACCAGCTCACCCGGCACCACCCAGAACCCCGACCCGAATCCGCCGGCGACCACCCCGCCGGCCGAATTCCCCGATGACTCGGGCACCGGTGGCGGTGGTTCGGGCGGTGGTGGCCTGACCCGGCTACCGGGCGAGATCGTCGGCGGTGCCGGGGACACGGTCTGCGGTGTGACCGACCTGGTGTGTCTGGGCGGGTAGCGCCGATGTCGCTGGAGATCGCCGAGCCGGCACATCGGCGGCCCGTGGCCGGTGACTGGATCGACGACGTCGTCCAACGGCTCGGCAGCGGTACGGGTGACTGCGCGCTCATCGTCGGCCCACCGGGCACCGGTCGATCACGGCTGCTCGCGGTGGTCGAGAAGGCCCTGCGCGACGCGGGTGTGCCCGTCGTGGTGGGACCGGCCGGCGCGTCGGCGGGCCGCGACCGGCGCCCCGTGGTGATCGCCGACGACCTGCACAGCTGGCCGGCCGATGTGGTGGCCGAGCTCGCCGCGCACCTTGAGCACGGACAGGCCGCGCTCGTCGGCGCGACCGAGAGGCGTCGGCGCGACCCGGGTGTCGCCGCCCTCATCGCGCGGGCCCGGCGCAACGGTCTCGAGCTCGAGCGGCACCCGACGTCGACCGGCGAGGTGATCGACCGGGCGGCCCAGATGGGTGTGTCGCTGACCCCGACCGAGGCGTCCCACATCCGCCGCCGATGCGCCGGTGCCGGCGCGCTGATCGACGTCGCGCTCGAGGCGGTGTGCGGCGAGGACATCGAAGACCCGGATTCGCTGTCCGAGCTCGACCCGGTGGCCATCGCGACCCGGATCGCCCGCGACTGGCATCACCAGTTGTTGCGCGACCTCGACGACGACACCCTCGACGTCCTCGCGATGGCTGCCGCCGGCGGCGGACTCGACCCGCATTCGGTGTCGACGATCCTCGATCTCGACCCGTCGGCCGCGGTGGTCGCGGTCGACCGTGCCCGCGGCACCGGTCTCCTCAGCGCGTGCGACCGGATGTTGCCCGAACTGATCGACACGCTGCGCGACGTCGTCGGCGAGATCCGCCTCGGCGTGCTGCGGCGCCGGACCGCGCGGGCCTCGCTGGACGCCGGCACCCTCACCACCGACGACGCGATCCGAGCGGTGGAGGCCGGCCTCACCGGTGCGGCCATCGTCGACACACTGTGTGACGCCGCGGCCGGCGCGCCGCCCGAACGTGCGGCAGCATTGCT containing:
- a CDS encoding IniB N-terminal domain-containing protein, translated to MATNAVLDFILGLLRDDESIAAYCRNPQASLDAAGLHGVTPADISAATPLIADAGLVSAGAGIGAITGAGVAIGGGVLGGGGAAGGALGGVGIGGGSVGGVGLGGIGLGGVGTGDVGVGGGSVGGFDLGGFGLGDVGLGGFTIGDIDFGSALGGIGLGSVDLSGFQVSDLDLGGMAFGDLDLAGQLAVMLGATLSAGLAAGGAVAAQFGGTIGAALDTMLAGGMSAAAGIGGQAAAALSAALGAEGALVGQFATALDAALEAGGGLAGAVSGGLSGALSAGLELGGAAAGAFGATLGGLVGAGIGAGAGLGAELATALSAGLGAGGAVSAVLSGALGLDAALASELSAAFAGTLAAAGGVEAALSGLLDAQAISALSGELGATLSGGLAAGLGAGGAVAAELGAAVTAVLSASAAAVGGIALTGGAGLGAVMGGAVAAVLGVGGGAEAGLSAALDAALGAGLESVIAAGGDLEGTIGAALSSTLAAGGDVAADLGAALGGALGIALDGGLELDGLSAGAALDGLLNAGAGLDTSLSTVLSGALGAGGEAGADLGGALAGALGAGGVLGAVLTGLLDGGLTGDLSAGLAAVGGAGGEVAAALGTSLGGMLDGAVGVDGLLSAASGVSLGQLLAADLGTSLGVDGALVTSLGSSLDAALGGSLTGALGGEVFTGTTAELGGALSTALGAGGEIGAGLGGSLGAVLGAAYSGDLGSELTGQLDAGTDLTTAVTSTLGTALALDASAADGITATLDSSLHSVGGLGSLVTGEVDAIANPTLALTDTGLSATGPLSVGGSLASTGLLGDDLSLTGDSGVTGALTGGLDSGLGLTSGLGLDDGLGLDTGSVVGGGVDLTGSAAGTVDQTVQGAGVDLGLSGDGAGSASGGGELDGALAGGAGLTDGLGLQGGLDLPDGSTGGGLDVGGVTDTAGQVTGGVESSVGGGLEAALSGPTAALSGGAGGSADSAVDGSASGGAEASGGGEATGGAGAEGSLTDSSGGALSGTVDTASGLTSDLSGGLGGGLTSGLTGGLSGDAETGATHTDPAGHDGLLGN
- a CDS encoding Hsp70 family protein, giving the protein MTLGIGVKIGADTCVATVASDAAWEATIMRDTARLVGRDDFLDRVGDPVALVDADGAPIAAADLFADAVEALVQAVADEIGNVSSARLGIAHPDGWTAEALDAARRTVADRAGLAGLDAVWQPTAVAAVAAAEHAHGSFADDSLVVCHDLGASAVTVSVVRVGDEPELVGRSLTSSAVSGREFDRLLLADVLDVTGAGAALGTAAESTLADPSVLDDLDRLRADCRAAKEALSVDTDTVVDVAVGSVRTEARLVREDVENLLRAPILESAALIREALIAADVESTEVTAIVATGGGAAIPLVAELLSTAVRVPVVVDPDPVSAPAAGAALLLSRGSAAATAVLPAAAATPTAVQPAEPPLRGIIPAPALPVGEPEPRLSRRRRGTLVAVGTAALAVITATGLSVGTGLVGNSDPATPAPAGAAVTEAPASRTSSGTGTNTTPQPRVEQLESRSGVAGATTTAPGTTAAEQTGTPPAPGTQAPGTQAPGTQAPGSQAPGTQAPGTPAPGSQNPGTPPPGTSSPGTTQNPDPNPPATTPPAEFPDDSGTGGGGSGGGGLTRLPGEIVGGAGDTVCGVTDLVCLGG